The Candidatus Bipolaricaulota bacterium genome window below encodes:
- a CDS encoding PAS domain S-box protein encodes MENVPLEFLKALNRTRDLRALGKLLLEHAISLVPQAQTGTLLVLDEAEGVFKFRAAVGWNLAKLSQARIPKDKMLQKILYQDTPAIVRNPHELNREYLPKEVAEMLAEFPVAAFLTFPIAYEGKIIAYFNLDNKQDPNAFSQSDFKRLEGVREGIALAVRAAMDRERLAERESELRNLLSALPDAVVTIDAEGRIRSWNPGAAKLFGYSQEEVLGRPVTLLMPEEYKKRHEEVFKKNLANGRAEHRLLEVEGLRKDGTRFPVQWAIASYEGKGRRCFVGVGRDLTARVEAERRLRESERRFQLFFERLADAVYITRFDGTILEANPAAARQSGYTREELIGMNIMRDLAAEEPAITYETANEKLARGETIYFEERKRRKDGVEYWTECAVTLIEYQGRPATLSVNRDVTARKKAEARLRGVYRLSRGLALSKSKDEVCERVVQIGHHLLGAQVCAVFLLDKEAKELRLVTAYGLPQESIGRTVDLTHGASPVAEVIRTGRWLYLPDLSASAFGDEDLFGEGAKLLIPLMVKRKILGVFAAVSTEPNGFSRGDIRLFGALVNQAAVALAAQEAMEAVRQSEQTQRELRGRLEELHLAARELGACASEEEVWRNAIRAARNILGFDECDLAVREGDELVSRANLEGLSPPGAPRIHKDQGGIAWRTIQEGRTLFGDPADFPEAVAAEEYRSFISVPIGERGVFQAAAKRENAFTEDDVRMAELLVGHVEEALRRVELENELRAQAIRDPLTGLYNRRYLAEMLEREWERAKRYGHPFALLIMDIDNFKLINDRFGHLRGDEVLKGVAQLICRTVRETDLLFRYGGDEFLIILPEMNGSAQCVATRLRRAFARWCAEEGLDELKIGLSTGVGIWDPSVEKSVDQLLREADEAMYRAKRKHTSQS; translated from the coding sequence ATGGAGAATGTACCACTTGAGTTTCTGAAGGCACTCAACCGCACCCGTGACCTCAGGGCCCTGGGTAAGCTCTTGCTGGAACATGCCATCTCCCTTGTCCCGCAGGCCCAAACTGGAACCCTCCTTGTGCTTGACGAAGCGGAAGGCGTTTTTAAGTTCCGGGCCGCTGTGGGATGGAACCTGGCAAAGCTCTCCCAAGCAAGGATCCCGAAGGACAAGATGCTCCAGAAGATCCTGTATCAGGACACCCCCGCCATCGTCCGCAACCCGCACGAACTGAACAGAGAGTACCTCCCCAAGGAAGTTGCAGAGATGCTAGCTGAATTTCCGGTGGCGGCGTTTCTCACCTTTCCCATCGCTTACGAAGGAAAAATTATTGCCTATTTCAACCTCGACAACAAGCAGGATCCAAACGCTTTTTCGCAGTCAGATTTCAAGCGCCTGGAAGGGGTACGGGAGGGGATCGCCCTAGCGGTTCGGGCAGCCATGGACCGGGAGCGGCTCGCCGAAAGGGAGTCCGAGCTCCGGAATCTACTTAGTGCCCTCCCGGATGCCGTGGTGACCATCGACGCGGAAGGAAGGATCCGCTCCTGGAACCCCGGGGCAGCCAAGCTCTTCGGCTACTCGCAAGAGGAAGTCTTAGGAAGGCCGGTAACGCTTCTCATGCCGGAAGAGTACAAGAAACGCCATGAAGAGGTGTTTAAGAAGAATCTTGCCAACGGCCGTGCAGAACACCGTCTTCTGGAGGTGGAGGGACTGCGGAAGGACGGGACGAGGTTCCCCGTTCAGTGGGCCATTGCCTCTTATGAAGGGAAAGGCCGAAGGTGCTTTGTCGGGGTGGGGCGGGACCTCACCGCCCGGGTGGAGGCTGAACGGAGGCTCCGGGAAAGCGAGAGGAGATTCCAGCTATTCTTCGAGCGGCTCGCCGACGCGGTGTACATCACCCGCTTCGATGGCACAATCCTCGAGGCCAACCCCGCCGCTGCCCGGCAGTCCGGCTACACCCGCGAGGAGCTCATCGGCATGAACATCATGCGCGACCTTGCGGCTGAGGAGCCTGCAATTACCTATGAAACGGCTAACGAGAAGCTGGCGCGGGGGGAGACCATCTACTTCGAAGAGAGGAAGAGGCGCAAAGATGGAGTCGAGTACTGGACCGAGTGTGCGGTGACCCTGATCGAGTACCAGGGAAGGCCGGCGACCTTGTCGGTCAACCGTGACGTGACCGCGCGTAAGAAAGCAGAGGCGCGTCTACGGGGCGTGTACCGGCTCTCCCGTGGGCTTGCTCTTTCCAAAAGCAAAGATGAGGTCTGTGAGCGGGTGGTTCAGATCGGCCACCATCTCCTTGGTGCGCAGGTGTGTGCAGTCTTCCTCCTGGATAAGGAGGCGAAGGAGCTTCGGCTGGTAACCGCCTATGGGCTTCCGCAGGAGAGTATCGGGCGTACAGTTGATCTTACGCACGGGGCAAGTCCCGTAGCAGAGGTGATTAGGACCGGTAGGTGGCTCTACCTTCCCGATCTTTCAGCAAGCGCATTTGGGGATGAGGACCTGTTTGGGGAAGGGGCCAAGCTTCTCATCCCGCTGATGGTGAAACGAAAGATCCTTGGAGTGTTCGCCGCGGTCTCCACGGAACCGAACGGCTTTTCCCGCGGGGACATCCGCTTGTTCGGGGCACTCGTTAACCAAGCGGCCGTAGCCCTCGCAGCGCAGGAGGCAATGGAGGCCGTTAGGCAGTCGGAGCAGACCCAGCGCGAACTCCGTGGTCGTCTGGAGGAGCTTCACCTTGCTGCCCGTGAGCTCGGGGCTTGCGCGAGTGAAGAGGAGGTATGGAGAAACGCCATCAGGGCGGCGAGGAATATTCTGGGATTCGACGAATGTGACCTCGCAGTGCGGGAGGGGGACGAGCTGGTGAGCCGGGCTAATTTGGAGGGGCTTTCCCCTCCTGGGGCGCCACGGATCCATAAAGATCAAGGCGGAATCGCCTGGCGGACCATTCAGGAGGGAAGGACCCTGTTCGGGGACCCAGCGGACTTTCCTGAGGCCGTGGCCGCTGAGGAGTACCGTTCATTCATCAGCGTCCCCATCGGTGAGCGGGGGGTCTTTCAAGCGGCCGCGAAACGGGAAAACGCGTTCACTGAAGACGACGTGAGGATGGCCGAGCTCCTCGTCGGCCACGTGGAGGAGGCCCTGCGGCGCGTGGAGCTGGAGAACGAGCTACGAGCCCAGGCCATCCGCGATCCGCTCACCGGCCTGTACAATCGTCGCTATCTGGCTGAGATGCTGGAGCGGGAGTGGGAGCGGGCTAAGCGCTACGGACACCCGTTCGCCCTTTTGATCATGGATATCGACAATTTCAAACTGATAAACGACCGGTTCGGCCATCTCCGCGGGGATGAGGTGCTGAAGGGGGTGGCCCAACTCATTTGCCGGACCGTCCGGGAGACCGATCTCCTGTTCCGCTATGGCGGCGATGAGTTCTTGATCATACTCCCCGAGATGAATGGAAGCGCTCAGTGTGTGGCGACTCGACTGCGCCGGGCTTTCGCCCGTTGGTGTGCCGAAGAGGGCCTGGACGAGTTGAAGATCGGGTTGAGTACAGGTGTGGGGATCTGGGACCCGAGTGTGGAGAAATCGGTCGATCAACTCCTGCGCGAGGCCGATGAGGCCATGTATCGCGCAAAGAGGAAGCACACGTCGCAAAGCTGA